One window from the genome of Actinoplanes teichomyceticus ATCC 31121 encodes:
- a CDS encoding DUF5047 domain-containing protein, with the protein MYPVSPAFAQALRESHTAIVRVDAYLGGSLLASDIPITDGSVSVASGTGVRRTLDVQIADRGLWGTLDTIGVELRPYRGIRYPSGDTELVPLGVFSLDSMSMSVGPSGGISVQSAPDRWARVQRRQFETPTAAVATARISAEIVRLVTGAVPGITTTVTATSTATAGPLIWEQDRAGAVADLATSIGAEAYFDVTGGLVVEDAPLLSQTPVWTVDASPSGVLLSGERLRDRARTYNVVVVYPSSVSGTTPYAPVIAADTDPTSRTYVGGPFGRVPYRYTSQAVTTQAQATVAARALLNRIKAVNAQINVESIVNPALDRGDVITVLTPDGTTELHLVDAVTIPLAPGGTQQITTRSSRPEGDVPTGE; encoded by the coding sequence ATGTACCCGGTGAGCCCGGCCTTCGCGCAGGCGCTGCGTGAGAGCCACACCGCGATCGTCCGGGTGGACGCCTACCTCGGTGGCTCACTGCTCGCCTCGGACATCCCGATCACCGACGGCAGTGTGAGCGTGGCGTCCGGAACCGGGGTGCGCCGCACGCTTGACGTGCAGATCGCCGACCGTGGCCTGTGGGGAACGCTCGACACGATCGGCGTCGAGCTGCGCCCCTACCGCGGCATCCGATACCCCAGCGGTGACACCGAGCTCGTGCCGCTGGGCGTGTTCAGCCTGGACTCGATGTCGATGTCGGTCGGCCCGTCCGGCGGGATCTCCGTGCAGTCGGCGCCGGACCGGTGGGCTCGGGTGCAGCGGCGTCAGTTTGAGACGCCCACCGCGGCGGTGGCCACCGCCCGGATCTCCGCAGAGATCGTGCGGCTCGTGACCGGCGCCGTGCCGGGCATCACCACCACGGTAACCGCCACCTCGACGGCCACGGCCGGACCGCTGATCTGGGAGCAGGACCGGGCCGGCGCCGTAGCCGACCTGGCCACGTCGATCGGCGCAGAGGCGTATTTCGACGTCACCGGCGGCCTGGTCGTGGAGGACGCGCCGCTGCTGAGCCAGACCCCGGTGTGGACGGTGGACGCCTCGCCGTCCGGGGTGCTGCTCTCCGGCGAGCGGCTGCGGGACCGGGCGCGGACCTACAACGTCGTGGTGGTCTACCCGTCCTCGGTGTCCGGGACGACACCGTACGCGCCGGTCATCGCCGCCGACACCGATCCGACCAGCCGGACTTACGTCGGCGGCCCGTTCGGCCGGGTGCCGTACCGCTACACCAGCCAGGCCGTCACCACTCAGGCGCAGGCCACGGTCGCCGCGAGGGCATTGCTCAACCGAATCAAGGCGGTCAACGCGCAGATCAACGTCGAGAGCATCGTCAACCCGGCGCTGGACCGCGGCGACGTGATCACCGTGCTGACGCCGGACGGCACCACGGAGCTGCACCTGGTCGACGCGGTCACCATCCCGCTGGCCCCGGGCGGCACCCAGCAGATCACCACCCGGTCGTCCCGACCGGAGGGTGACGTCCCTACCGGCGAGTAG
- a CDS encoding carbohydrate binding domain-containing protein, translating to MTIAPANSNAYFETDAAGWTAFGGTAARSTAQAHQGAASLLLTADGSATSRVESNAAAGVTPGTEWRADAWVRCSVSRGVSISINWYNSSFGYLSTSTTVTTAVTANTWTQLAVAATAPAGAARAAINVSMTGTPASGTLLYVDESMVRPAAVLTATPEPGNAPPRVLLQLEYIGATSATIVRTDPDGTSSPVRLAEPATLDGSSQWVGYDYESWFGAATTWTATTSTGAFISAPATLTVADIWLRHPGVPSLSQKVDFQGEGTPVRGVVQAVLQPLGRATPIVVSDGVRKAKQGTITIRTKTDAEADALLALLKDLSQLLLDIPPEKQYGSTLRHQYLSIGELTESRLRPDYYPHPWRIWTAPYVAVGRPAGGIVSQRTYTTVLAQHANYQDALARYGTYTDLLTGA from the coding sequence GTGACCATCGCGCCCGCGAACAGCAACGCGTACTTCGAGACGGACGCGGCGGGCTGGACGGCGTTCGGCGGCACGGCGGCGCGCAGCACCGCCCAGGCGCACCAGGGCGCCGCCTCCCTGCTGCTGACCGCGGACGGCTCGGCCACGTCCCGGGTCGAGTCCAACGCGGCGGCCGGGGTCACGCCCGGCACCGAGTGGCGGGCCGACGCCTGGGTGCGGTGCTCGGTGTCCCGCGGGGTCAGCATCTCGATCAACTGGTACAACAGCTCGTTCGGGTACCTGTCCACCTCGACCACGGTCACCACGGCGGTCACGGCGAACACCTGGACACAGCTCGCCGTCGCGGCCACCGCGCCGGCCGGCGCCGCCCGGGCCGCGATCAACGTGAGCATGACCGGCACGCCGGCGTCCGGGACGCTGCTGTACGTCGACGAGTCGATGGTGCGCCCGGCCGCCGTGCTGACGGCCACCCCGGAGCCGGGCAACGCCCCGCCGCGGGTGCTGCTGCAGCTGGAGTACATCGGCGCGACGTCGGCGACGATCGTCCGGACCGACCCGGACGGCACGTCGTCCCCGGTCCGGCTCGCCGAGCCGGCCACGCTGGACGGCTCCAGCCAGTGGGTCGGCTACGACTACGAATCCTGGTTCGGCGCGGCCACGACCTGGACGGCGACGACCAGCACCGGGGCGTTCATCAGCGCGCCGGCCACGCTGACGGTCGCGGACATCTGGCTGCGCCACCCGGGCGTCCCCTCGCTGAGCCAGAAGGTGGATTTCCAGGGCGAGGGCACGCCGGTCCGCGGCGTCGTCCAGGCGGTGCTCCAGCCGCTCGGCCGGGCGACCCCGATCGTCGTGAGCGATGGAGTGCGGAAGGCGAAGCAGGGCACCATCACGATCCGCACCAAGACGGACGCCGAGGCGGATGCGCTGCTGGCATTGCTCAAAGACCTGTCGCAGCTGCTGCTCGACATCCCACCGGAGAAGCAGTACGGCAGCACCCTGCGGCACCAGTACCTCAGCATCGGCGAGCTGACCGAGTCCCGGCTGCGCCCGGACTACTACCCGCACCCGTGGCGGATCTGGACGGCGCCGTACGTGGCGGTGGGCCGCCCGGCCGGCGGCATTGTCTCGCAGCGGACCTACACCACCGTGCTGGCCCAGCACGCCAACTACCAGGACGCGCTTGCTCGGTACGGCACGTACACCGACCTGCTGACGGGGGCCTGA
- a CDS encoding phage tail tape measure protein yields MARTVTVKIGADVTDFRAKLRGAGQSMREFRGEMAQAARAGHLDEVADQAARLGTVGVAAFGGVVMASARFEKAMSGVNAATHASGREMQMLRDAALEAGKATSYSATEAAAAETELAKAGVTVRDIIGGGLSGALSLAAAGQMDVAESAEIAASAMTQFKLKGADIPHIADLLAAGAGKAQGNVHDMGAALNQAGLVASQMGLSVEDTTGVLAAFASAGLMGSDSGTSLKTALLMLANPTDKARSLMEELGIQVYDASGKFVGVTKLAGSLKSQLGTLTQEQRNSALATIFGSDAIRAASVLYEQGASGIQTWIDKVDDQGYAADTARRQTDNLIGDLERLQGSLETLAIENGSGANGGLRMLAQGANAAVDQISELPPMVGQGITVLAGLGGAVLLLGAGWVKARRSTAAALDELRATGPVGTRAASGLQRVAGAAGKVAGAFVALQAADAVIGQFQKDLNPQAEALAAGLGRYAQSGQLAGEASRLLGGDLSKLDGQFQILADSGGKATWARGLQSGLESLIPGLDGTEGSLAKTRERVTALDQALSQMVQGGQADQAKVAFTNLSRELATNGVSMEEFRAQFPAYAAALEVSNGTTADATAKTGELGGALQSGTSTQKEYTSAVEASAAAVRGERSALNDLAKQLKSEADPVFGFLDAQQKLTEAQKASAEAVKKHGKNSAEAKEATRNLALAAIELEGRAGALGQTFDGEMTPALRSTLRAAGLSERQISGLAGQFRQAKEDGDEFAGRYKADVSLSGYGGVTGQLDKLLIYQQALKKGISVSAAASAFNKNARPEFHAGGWTGPGGKYEPAGVVHADEFVIRKEARQKIEAANPGLLDEMNATGQVRGYATGGLVLPFPASVAGARIPSRAEVAKAVGPVFDRDWPSSPGAQRGDSGVWHKIVQLIKSTGPLSGEFGNAFRPGDPKWHGSGRAVDWMGYEQDALASFLASKRPLELIHRTKSRDYAYTRGVNKGSFNAALMEAHRNHIHVAMANGGVINEHVIGYGRSGATYEFGEAGPERVTPLRGYAGGGYVNVAPTTTAPTGFRPTGTRLDYLESLLAARSAVSALTAALKENGRTWSTATAKGRDNRSALIAGVRAAQQAAEAKYAETGSVKAANRVYDDYIKQLDRALKAMGVNAKQRRALIKTYSEKPKYDLPETAPRAPSNSSGRVRSITDQMAAEEALGDARKAFAWTKPTFNTKTVAGRSELTQLFAYLGAAEQAAQSLYAEGGNAKAATALYNSYLGQLRTILSRSGMSKAQIDSLLRTYGRITLSKNALGGVYERAGGGLREAQIAAGGPTMYAWAERETGGEAFIPRLGDKARSLAIWQHVGERWLQQPVWRPGSAAAGPGVARHITVEAPITIALGPDTIRRQVRIEVDTVLGEVAAATVYQTA; encoded by the coding sequence GTGGCCCGCACCGTGACCGTCAAGATCGGTGCAGACGTCACGGACTTCCGGGCCAAGCTGCGCGGCGCCGGCCAGTCGATGCGCGAGTTCCGCGGCGAGATGGCACAAGCGGCCCGCGCCGGCCACCTCGATGAGGTGGCCGATCAGGCGGCTCGGCTCGGCACGGTTGGCGTGGCGGCGTTCGGCGGCGTCGTCATGGCGTCGGCCCGCTTCGAGAAGGCTATGTCCGGCGTCAACGCGGCCACGCACGCGTCCGGCCGCGAGATGCAGATGCTGCGCGATGCCGCCCTGGAGGCCGGCAAGGCGACATCGTACTCGGCGACCGAGGCGGCTGCTGCCGAGACGGAGCTGGCCAAGGCGGGTGTTACCGTTCGCGACATCATCGGCGGCGGCCTCAGCGGCGCGCTGTCGCTCGCGGCGGCCGGCCAGATGGACGTGGCCGAGTCGGCCGAGATCGCAGCGTCCGCCATGACCCAGTTCAAGCTCAAGGGCGCGGACATTCCGCACATCGCTGACCTGCTTGCCGCCGGCGCCGGCAAGGCGCAGGGCAACGTCCACGACATGGGCGCCGCGCTGAACCAGGCCGGCCTGGTCGCCTCGCAGATGGGCCTGTCGGTGGAGGACACCACCGGCGTGCTGGCCGCGTTCGCCTCGGCCGGCCTGATGGGCAGCGACTCGGGGACGTCGCTGAAGACGGCGCTGCTGATGCTGGCCAACCCGACCGACAAGGCCCGCTCGCTGATGGAAGAGCTGGGCATCCAGGTCTACGACGCGTCCGGGAAGTTCGTCGGCGTTACGAAGCTGGCCGGCTCGCTGAAGTCGCAGCTCGGTACCCTCACCCAGGAGCAGCGCAACAGCGCGCTCGCGACGATCTTCGGCAGCGATGCGATCCGGGCCGCCAGTGTGCTGTACGAGCAGGGTGCGTCCGGCATCCAGACCTGGATCGACAAGGTCGACGACCAGGGCTACGCCGCGGATACCGCCCGGCGCCAGACCGACAACCTGATCGGCGACCTGGAGCGGCTGCAGGGCTCGCTGGAGACCCTGGCGATCGAGAATGGATCCGGGGCGAACGGCGGCCTCCGGATGCTCGCCCAGGGCGCCAACGCGGCCGTCGACCAGATTTCCGAACTGCCTCCGATGGTGGGGCAGGGCATCACCGTGCTGGCCGGGCTCGGCGGCGCGGTGCTGCTGCTCGGCGCCGGCTGGGTGAAGGCGCGCCGGTCCACCGCGGCGGCCCTCGATGAGCTGCGAGCGACCGGCCCGGTCGGCACCCGGGCGGCGAGTGGCCTGCAGCGGGTTGCTGGCGCGGCCGGCAAGGTGGCCGGCGCGTTCGTCGCGCTGCAGGCCGCCGACGCAGTGATCGGCCAGTTCCAGAAGGATCTGAACCCGCAGGCGGAGGCCCTGGCCGCTGGCCTGGGCCGTTACGCGCAGTCCGGCCAGCTGGCCGGCGAGGCATCCCGACTGCTCGGCGGCGACCTGTCGAAGCTTGACGGCCAGTTCCAGATCCTGGCGGACTCCGGCGGCAAGGCGACGTGGGCGCGCGGCCTGCAGTCCGGACTGGAGTCGCTGATCCCGGGCCTGGACGGCACGGAGGGCAGCCTCGCCAAGACGCGCGAGCGGGTCACCGCGCTGGACCAGGCGCTGTCGCAGATGGTGCAGGGCGGCCAGGCGGACCAGGCGAAGGTGGCCTTCACGAACCTCTCCCGTGAGCTCGCCACTAACGGCGTCTCGATGGAGGAGTTCCGCGCGCAGTTCCCGGCATACGCCGCTGCCCTGGAGGTGTCCAACGGCACCACCGCGGACGCGACCGCCAAGACCGGCGAGCTCGGCGGCGCGCTGCAGTCCGGCACCAGCACGCAGAAGGAGTACACCAGCGCGGTCGAGGCGTCGGCCGCCGCGGTGCGTGGCGAACGGTCAGCGCTCAACGACCTGGCGAAGCAGTTGAAGTCCGAGGCCGACCCGGTGTTCGGGTTCCTCGACGCGCAGCAGAAGCTGACGGAGGCGCAGAAGGCCAGCGCCGAAGCGGTCAAGAAGCACGGCAAGAACTCTGCGGAGGCCAAGGAGGCCACGCGCAATCTGGCGCTGGCCGCCATCGAGCTGGAAGGCCGAGCCGGGGCGCTCGGGCAGACCTTCGACGGCGAGATGACCCCGGCGCTGCGGTCGACACTGCGGGCTGCCGGGCTGAGCGAGCGGCAGATCAGCGGTCTGGCCGGCCAGTTCCGGCAGGCGAAGGAGGACGGCGACGAGTTCGCCGGTCGCTACAAGGCGGACGTCTCGCTGTCCGGCTACGGCGGCGTGACCGGCCAGCTCGACAAGCTGCTCATCTACCAGCAGGCCCTGAAGAAGGGCATCTCGGTCAGCGCCGCGGCCAGTGCTTTCAATAAGAACGCGCGGCCGGAGTTCCACGCCGGCGGCTGGACGGGCCCGGGCGGCAAGTACGAGCCGGCCGGCGTGGTGCACGCCGACGAGTTCGTGATCCGCAAGGAGGCCCGGCAGAAGATCGAGGCCGCGAATCCGGGCCTGCTCGACGAGATGAACGCGACCGGCCAGGTCCGCGGGTACGCGACCGGTGGCCTGGTTCTGCCGTTCCCGGCCAGCGTGGCCGGCGCCCGGATCCCGTCGCGCGCCGAGGTGGCGAAGGCGGTTGGCCCGGTGTTCGACCGGGACTGGCCGTCGAGCCCGGGAGCCCAGCGCGGTGACTCCGGGGTCTGGCACAAGATTGTCCAGCTCATCAAGTCGACCGGCCCGTTGTCCGGCGAGTTTGGGAACGCGTTCCGTCCCGGCGACCCGAAGTGGCACGGATCCGGGCGCGCGGTCGACTGGATGGGCTACGAGCAGGACGCCCTCGCGTCGTTCCTCGCCAGCAAGAGGCCGCTGGAGCTGATCCACCGCACCAAGAGCAGGGACTACGCGTACACCCGCGGCGTCAACAAGGGCAGCTTCAACGCCGCGTTGATGGAGGCGCACCGCAACCACATCCACGTCGCGATGGCCAACGGGGGCGTGATCAACGAGCACGTCATTGGCTACGGCCGCAGCGGCGCGACGTACGAGTTCGGCGAGGCCGGTCCGGAGCGGGTGACCCCGCTGCGTGGCTACGCCGGCGGAGGCTACGTCAACGTGGCGCCGACGACCACCGCGCCGACCGGCTTCCGTCCGACCGGCACCCGGCTGGACTACCTGGAGTCGCTGCTGGCGGCCCGGAGCGCGGTGAGCGCGCTGACCGCGGCGTTGAAGGAGAACGGTCGCACCTGGTCAACGGCGACGGCGAAGGGGCGCGACAATCGCAGTGCCCTGATCGCCGGGGTCCGGGCGGCCCAGCAGGCGGCCGAGGCGAAGTACGCCGAGACCGGGTCGGTGAAGGCCGCGAACCGGGTCTACGACGACTACATTAAGCAGCTCGACCGGGCGCTCAAGGCGATGGGGGTCAACGCCAAGCAGCGCCGGGCGCTGATCAAGACGTACAGCGAGAAGCCGAAGTACGACCTGCCGGAGACGGCGCCGCGGGCCCCGTCGAACAGCTCGGGCCGGGTCCGGTCGATCACCGACCAGATGGCGGCCGAGGAAGCACTGGGCGACGCGAGGAAGGCGTTCGCCTGGACCAAGCCGACGTTCAACACGAAGACGGTGGCCGGCCGCAGCGAGCTGACCCAGCTGTTCGCCTACCTCGGCGCTGCCGAGCAGGCAGCGCAGTCGCTGTACGCCGAGGGCGGCAACGCCAAGGCGGCGACCGCGCTGTACAACTCCTACCTGGGCCAGCTTCGCACCATCCTGTCCCGGTCGGGCATGAGCAAGGCGCAGATTGACTCGCTGCTGCGGACGTACGGCCGGATCACCTTGTCGAAGAACGCGCTGGGCGGCGTGTACGAGCGGGCCGGCGGCGGGCTGCGGGAGGCGCAGATCGCGGCGGGCGGCCCGACCATGTACGCCTGGGCGGAGCGGGAGACCGGCGGCGAGGCGTTCATCCCGCGGCTCGGCGACAAGGCCCGGTCGCTGGCGATCTGGCAGCACGTCGGCGAGCGGTGGCTTCAGCAGCCGGTGTGGCGTCCCGGCTCGGCGGCCGCTGGCCCGGGAGTGGCCCGGCACATCACGGTCGAGGCGCCCATCACGATCGCTCTCGGCCCCGACACGATCCGCCGGCAGGTGCGCATCGAGGTCGACACCGTGCTCGGCGAGGTCGCAGCCGCCACCGTCTACCAGACCGCGTAG